The Crassostrea angulata isolate pt1a10 chromosome 1, ASM2561291v2, whole genome shotgun sequence nucleotide sequence TTTTACAGAAATcgtgtcaaaatatattttgatcagaTACTTGCATATACTATATTGTACTGTATTTGACCCTTTTACAATAACAATAGATTTTCATAAACtcttatcaaaaaaatatccagtTTCAGTGGAACTAACctttacatatattttcacATGTCCACACACATTTCCGCTGGCCAAGGGTCCGATTCCTTTATATCACGTATTAGAACGTATTAGACTCTTGGCTTGTGAAGATGGTTCATAGATTACCTATGGATATGAAATATTATCggttattttttgtaaaaggttagtttgcaaaaatatttactttgatCATATGTCAACACTTTAAACAAGCTATTGCTTAATGAGTAACCAGTATTTTATAACAAAGTCTGGGATTAATGGCTTTTTGTAATTCGACGATGAGATATGTACTAAATTAGGCataattctaaataaaaacaTCCATGAAAAAAATCTAATGACGATGAGTTATTGGTATTCAGATGACTATCGTTTATCAGATAGTTCcttcttaaatgaaatattgataaaatcaaaaatgtttaaagcaGACCGGGGGACAGGCATGGAGAGTGACCAGGTTGCCCGTTACATTGGTTTTGACCTCAACCAAGTATCTAACGATGAAACTTCATTGCAGGAAGCTGGGCAGGAGGCAATGTTTTCTGCCAACTGTTTGCGTACTTCAGCAACTCTTTAGTCTCCTTTGCCATTTTAGCAGCTACACTGGCAACGTTTGAAAGGTAAGAACATGTTTCATGCTCGGTTATACCAAATAAATGACAGTGTACTAATATATGGATTTAATCTTCCTAACAAGCAAATTGCAAATAGACAGTCATTTTCTGTAAAAAGAATTGCTGTGTTTTGTGTGCTTTAACCATGCTGAAATGAAGCGGTATGTACTTTATTTATATGTTGTGTAAAAGCATATTTGACTACTGCAATTCTGAAGAATATATTCAGCAGCTtgctacatgtacctgtaaaGAAAGGGGTTGTTTTTGTTCTTACTTCTATCAGAAGATACGCTGTGATCGATCCAGACAAACACCTCCAGGTGTTCACCCCCATTAACACCAAGCTGTTACTGGTCGGTCTCTACATGCTGTCTGTTCTGCTTTGTGCTGGACCTCTCTATGGATGGGGAGAATACTCCAATTTTAAAGGTAACATGATAATCAAATGCTGCTGTACGCCTATATCATACATACTTTAAGATGATCGAGTGCAAGCAATTTTGAGTTGAAATTGGTCTGTTTTCAAACAACGTTATGTATATGCTcgtttgataaaagttaaagCTTACtcaaatttttgaagtactaAATAATGGATATTTGTTAGAATATGGAAACCTGTGTCCGTATTTAGTGTATTCTTCTATATTTCTAGGAGTTATGCAGATTCTGATATCGGTTTCTTTGGACGACGAATCTTTGCAAAACTCGACTTTAAGTAGTATATTGTGTCAGCAACGCAATGGAACGCAGTACAGCAAACTAAAGGACCTGTCCACTCGCGCCATCAACACACTCCTCCAGGAATGGCCCCTAACAGTCCGCCGCTCTGAAATAACGAACTGTATGGACGGCCGAGTAATTCTGCAAATACGAGCCGAGAACACACAGGTAGCCGACAGGCTTCTTGAGGATATAAGTTCGAATTATTTTGATGACATCGTATTCAAGGGTTATGTGAATGAGTCTGAAGGCTTGGGAAGTGGATTATCGGTAGAAACTTTCGTGAATAAAGACGAGTTCCAAGCATACAGGGATGCGTACATCACTTTTCAAAGTAAGAATATAAATTGAATCTTTGAAAAATTGATTTACtaacatataatatttttgtaaagttttattgAATGAATCCAAATCtacttataaaaaatttaacgcttgatgtcaaaatttgaaaattgccaagacttcattatttttaacagGTATTGGAGTATGTTCCTTGGATTTTTCGCCGACCAATGCGTATGTAATCTCCTCAACAGTGTATATACTGTGCACAACGTTGATAGGACCGCTCGTGGTGATGGTCATAAATTCATTGGTCATTCTCAAACGCATCAAGTGCCCGTATCATTCACTTAATGGTGACGTCAATTACCTTAAATCTGTGAATATTGGAGGAATAGTGACGGCATTGTGTTGTGTTCCATATTACATGATAAATTTCATGAATATGCATAGTATAGTCATAAATAGAACAATTAATTTAATATGTACCGCAATGTTTTATAATGCGGGGCTCTGCATTTCACTGGGCTTTTTTATTGAGTACGTCTCTTACGTGCTCAAAAGAAGGTCCAGGGGACACTCATTGATGGAAGCAACTGAACTACAAAGCATTGGGGAATCGACTGGCGATTGTTAGCAAAAGAAGTGAAATGTCGACCTGACAGAAATTGAATTGCTCTCTACAGGGTTGATCATGTCCATATAAGGCAGCAAACGAACCATACAATCTCAGCACggaatttattaatttgatggCGCGTTTTTGTTCAGCCAAACCTTTTTTGATGAAACAATAGCCGTTAATAAGGTTCCATGCTCCACCGATTTAATCTTTTCATAGCATCGAACGTAATTCCGCTCTATGGCTAAATGTAATTAAAGGTTAAAAATTGCAGTATTTCGtataatttaaatgcaaatgatttctttttcttttttttttttttttctttttttttttttttttgcattttatcaTCCTGGTATTCTGTGAGTAAACAGAAATAGTACCAATCAATCAAATTAgccttatttttcaaagaattttatactttattaaaaggaaaaaaaaattaattgcgTACTGTAATGAAAATGTAATCGAAATTTTCCATAAactgttttcttcattttgctttttttttcaatttgatggAAAGagtaattttgtaatttaaattcaaattaacgTGATAAAACAGATACAAATTTTTGACATTATgtgtattttatctttattcgAAATGTGTTAACATGTATTGGCATCCTGTGTAGTTATTTGTAATCACTTTTTTCTCTAGTTTTTAGGGCCATAAAATTTAGACGAGCTCATTATTGATTTAATCTCTCGAGAATAAAAGTAATACCGGTAATTCAAAAATACAGGGAAAAAGAGGCCAAAATCATTTGCGAGTTCATGAAGTTGTAAAGTATCTGGTTCTCTGACTAGtctaaaatttgatatacattcgAATCAAATATTGAACATTTGATGGTCACGCATAGTCACCGATTTTCTTCATACTCTTCAGTTTGATAGACTTTCATAATTAAAACAGACTTACACCATTTTATTGGTGCTGTGTAGGTTCGTAGCCATGGTAACCGAGAGTTAAGATGGCAAATTGGCATTGTAAGCTTATTTGACACTTCATTTTAAGTAATGGTAACAAATTGGGATTTTTTAAGCATatgaaaaaatgtcatttaacATACTAGGAAAAATAAGTGGAGAAGTGcatattttcaaaagtgtttaatatttaatcaataaaatgctCTCTTTTGTGAtttatgcgggatatgaaggtggcgacattgcaggaaaaatacataaccagcgttagcgggttatgtaaattttttctgcaatgatcgctacctttatAACCCTTATAACTGTTAATTTACATCAGTACGttatataaaagaaacagccaaatcgtcccAAAAGTGAATTTGAGtgtgacatcatcatgattatttcgtgcactCCTTGATTTTCCTTAGTCGactaatcgataaacggggcgtgttaATTGTATCTATAGAGTTATGAATTAATGATAAGTtttcggtagatgtaaatatatggtaaagaaaaaaagatttaatatttttttcatttaatttaaaatcaaaatgtcatTCCTTAAATTTCCCCATAACTATGCATGGTTGTGcaatatacaattttaaaatgaaaatttagcaCCGTTGATATGGTAACAAGCTGAATAATAAGGAAAATTCTTATGATTCGAGgaatttatttgtatatataaagtaagattttgatatttgttaaGGAAATCCAAGtatttcttaataattttaCTGCAGCTTGAAATCCTTAATTTGCATGAAACAAATGCCGTTGATATGGAGTTTTTTAAAGTAAGAACTTATGCTTGATTTTCCATGCTATATAAAGAAACAGTCCTTTTTTGACAGTGTTGCATGCTTCCTccattaaattataaaaatttaggCAGTTTTCACAAGACCAAcagaaaaaatgacaaaaattgaGAAATCCATAATGGCAACCTATCAAAATCACCTATAGCATTTCATTTtaccctttttagctcacctgagctgaaagctcaagtaagctattctgatcacattttgtccgtcgtccgtctgtccgtctgtctgtctgtctgtccgtcagtaaacttttcacattttgaacttcttctctaaaaccacttaaccaaattcaaccaaatttggctcaaagcattcttatggaaagatgaatataaattgcagaaatgaaagaaaaattttcattgaaagcggagaaaacctcaaaactgtaaaaaaaaaaaaaaaaaaaaaaaaaaaaaaaaaaaaaaaaaaaaaaaggggggggtgcatttaaaaaatcttcatctcaagaactactgaggcaaattcaacgtaatttagcatgaatAATTCTTATGgtaaggaaaatataaattgcaaaaattaagtgccaattctgtttcaaatctgagttattacaaaaataataataaaggaaaggtgtttttcaatcagtttaatagcttcgggttcggcatccggtaaaacttggcctgggcaaaacaaaagattggcagttattaatctgccaatcgaccagtatatttgtatttgctgtaaatattgctgcaaaataatgcgtatttggaattgacgattgccgatctgccacggcttttattttgccacggcccgagtttgcatacccattttaccaagactcgtattccataattctaaaacgaggttctttgtttaaagcagccatgacactatatgataaacgggttgatctgacaatgatgaatttgtttgttgtgcaacagttcgtgtacgaagggaatctttgaaacatgcaaaatacattggtgccgattttgtggagtaaattgaggctaaatatttcaatgcgttgacagttttcacacatgaagTTGGTtttatgctctcatatattttgatcgcttttatagttctatatcttgcgtaggattttcttattttgtgtaaaaacagtatttcatgacggtacaatgtcaaagattaaaaaagtgtaaaattcgaatactttacaataattatttttttgttattctaccgagggccatatggcacaatatcttttgaacgcccattgttgctcaggtgagcgatttggccccatgggcctcttgtttggcTTTGGTACCATGGCAACGGTTGTCAATATTCATTTATagcatgtaaatatatatattatagacattgataattgtttaataatattaataatttttattgaataacatgaaaatgaacaatatatcgaatatatattgttttatttgctTATATCTTTAATTCTTTAAGCTACCGTGGAAATAACCCCTCCCCTTCCCCAAAcggtaattaatttttttgtgcctttttaattttttcataccCGAGTGTATCCATTTATGAAAGAAAgttggtgactatgcgtggccggACCACTATATGAATacttgattcttacatagaattgatcttaaaaaGGTCGTAGTCCCAGTTCTGTGTGaactacatgtatctcaatGGTCATAATTATGGCACCACAGTAATAATCGGACGATATTTCACAGGATTTAATCACATGACCAACTAGTCTGATAGCTAAAGACATACACtataaatggttttttttttcaggatcaaaattttaaaaattttaaaaaaagaaaaaaaaaatctatgctCGAAATTTGTCTCGTCATTCTATTATTGGAGTATCAAGAGTAATTGAGacgacattttaaaatatcgaGGACAATCTTGAGTCAGATAAGCATCATacgaagtaaaaaaaaaattgatcaagtTAGAATGCAAGCATTTTGTAATATGGATACTCTTGTAGAGTGCTGTCCTTCCTGCTCACACGAAGTGATGATGGTACTAATGTACGTAACGCGTAtttctgtttcaaaatattatcaaatacaTCATAAGATACACCATTTAATGATATAACATTGCTGTGTATGATTGAGTTATAGTTCCATAAAGAGCACGATTGTTATAGTATACTCAGTATGTATGAATCCTCAATTAAGCCCATCATAGTTCATGAAGTGTGGCATTCTTGTCTGAGCATTGTGGATAATTTTACTTCCTTTATATCAACCCATCGTGTTTGTAAATTTGCCAGACAAGTACAGTAATAGCACAATTGCTCTCGTTTTGaaagtaaattaattttttgttttttgttaatgACATAGATCTAAGAAAAAGATTTAGAATACCTCCATAGAAAAAATAGAATCAATATTTTTCGTTCGCTCTTTTAGTTAATTCCAGTTGGCctaatgaatttttgttttcgttcaaaatttgctttaaaagctttttttttatttaaaagaaaaagtttcattgaaatacataataatgGTCCAAACAGTGCTCTAATTACATATTTTGACAgagtttcatattttttttataaaataaaatgtatgaaaaaaatcaatgcatttttctgaaaatcaaaaattaaatatgccTATTATAGCaagaacaattttgttttttatataacatacacgacatttatgatttatataatCATTTCAAAAGAGACGTCTTTCtgtgtgtgtggtttttttttaattatgcataTCCATGGAATATATGTATTCCTAAAATGATGCATGCGTCTTTGAGAGAATATTCATAAGGATTCTACTGGAGAAATCGTCTTTACATGCAATCTGGGAAATCTAGGCGTTCAATCATTCGGTATCTGACACGTTATTATTCTTTCACAACACGCGAAATTGCAACCTTAATAAGTAATTGCCAATGCGAAGCTATACAAACACTCCATTGAATTAAGGAAATGAAGGGAAACTGTCGCCTGCTGTGAGAACAAATTAATCTTCTTCTCTCACAGGGAAACATTCGAACACATACTTCTTGTTGTATTTGGTCATCTTGAGAATTTATATGGATGAAagtcaaaattatcaaaatacgaTCACCCTTTGAAATTTTCTACATTGCACAGTATTTGCTACATatgaaataatttcttaaaaGTAGATACTATAAAAGGCCCATTTAAAGTTTCGAGCTCGGGATTTGCATATCAGTAACTAACGTAAACGTTAGGCCTAATGCGCTTCGCTGTTAGAAAGGGTGATATTCGATATGAAAAATGTGTgtgtgggtgtgtgtgtgtgggtgggtgggggtgggtgatagatagatagatagatagttCATCTCTAAAGAACACACgtgtacgtcacaatatggaagtGTACCAAACCTCCTAAACGCCAACAACCCATcgcaagaatttttttaaaaaatcttagaaAGGAAGGAAAgttattcaaaatgtaaacttgATTTATCAAATGATTGGAATTAATTTTCATTacctttaattaataatttcaagCAATCAAAGTAtctttacatatttaatttCTAATTTCTGCCAGTTTAATTTAAGAAATGACGTCGactttaaaatacatttcaCATTAGATTCTTACTATAGTTGGAACTTCCTGTTTAAATCCCGTTATATCAAGCAAAGTGTTGGTATTGTATCGATTccattttaccaaatctttttaaaataagtatccGACTTCATATACATAGTGGGTCCTTGATCTGATTAAAAGAATGAATTCAATTTACGGCATATTGTTGGCAAGAAGCAACACTGTCtgaattattttactttaattcatAAAACTATAATTACAATTTTGTTTCTAATAATTGTTCTACATGCAGGTATAGTCTACGTAATTCTAGAAATACATAGAACTAGTAGACTATGGTCTATTTATATCATCCAATCAACAGGCGGATTACAAGTTACGAGCTGTACATACATAACACAATAAAATCAACGATATTTTGATATTCAGCTTTTCTTGCGCGGCTAATCATATTTGTGACCAGGAGTCTAGCGCGCTAGAATATTAAGCTTTTGTCTGTTGGTCTAAAATAATAGGCCTATCCTATAATATGTCGtaaaagaaatttacatttatacacAAATGGTAAAACCACATCCCTCTTTCTCTCAGATATACAGATGATACATATGCTGCTGACTGAACAAAATTAAAAGTCATTCTGGTACACAGTATAGAGAGATACACATGATTTCTAGTATGATTGTTCCACTTAACAAAATTCCttcaatcaaaaatattatctttgCCGATTTACAAAGTTCATCGTGTTTTTCATTTTGGCGTCGTGAAATTTTGGCGGATGCTTTGAAATATTGGTGCTTTTTTATTGTAAAGGGTTTAAATAATTCACCCTAAAATAACTTTGTGAAAATGAGTAAACTTATTTATAGCAGAATTTCGTGCACCCCTTGCTTTTTCACCATACCAGAATTATTCTAAACATAGTATTTTCTTCAAAGCATCAATACAAACATAATTTATTCTCTACAATCTATGCTTGCTACTGTCTACGAATTATAAATGTATTCTTGTATACTTGTTGCTGTCCTTGTATATAGTTACAAAACGTTTAGTTCATTAATCTGACAAGACATTGAACTCTACTTCATAACAGTCACTGAATAGCGGCAGAAAGTCTAGAAACATTTCTTACAAGaaagttattgtttttactttgCGAATGCTTATAACGAATGATcaacaaatataacaaaaaatcagTTGCAGCTGTTTTCCCCAgcctgataaaaataaaattgttatcaCTAAAACGTTCACATTAGGCGAGTAGTGTTAATGTCGTCAATACTTCATACCTCCCCCGCGCCTTCCCCTCCCCAAGTCGTGTCAAGGTATCAAAATTCTCTTGACAACAGACATGCCAGTACAAACAAACTATATCAACCATTTAAAGGTCCAAGTTTTCATGACTGAACAACTTCATGAAATTTCACATTTGATTGAACCAAGCATAATTTGGAATCATTTCTGTAGAGGAAtgctttttacaaaaataatacatgAACATTGTTGTCATGATACATTTGGTCATTCCAGAAATGACTTCTGTTATCGACGCCGTCGACCAATCAACTCACTTGGTTGTTCAATTTATACACCTGAAAAATATAAGTACAGGAGTTTTTactaatgaaacattttaagtcaaaatttcgttaaacttAAAATCGATGGCACGCTGTTTGCCTAAATATATCGCTGGAACGTTTTGAGTTTAAATGTATCACTGGGACGTTTTGAGTCTAAATAATATCAACTGAATGCTTTACACCTAAAAATATCGCTGGAACGCTTTGAGCCTAAATATATAGCTGGAATGCTATGAGTCTAAATTTTATATATCGCTGGAATGATATGAGCCTAAATATATCGCTAAACGTTTTGAGCCTAAATATATTGCTGGAACGATTATAGCCTAAATATATAGCTGGAACGCTATGAGCCTAAATATATTGCTGGAATGCATTGAGCCTTAATATATCGCTGGAATGCTTTGAGCCTAAATATATCACTGGAACGCTATGAGCTCAAATATGTAGCTGGAACGCTATGAGCTCAAATATGTTGCTAGAATTTCTGAGTCTATTGTTAGTGTTCCCCTGGTTACCTGATGTCATATTCCATTACGTCAAATTGACTCCCATTCTCTTCAATGCTAGCATAGCATTTACTGCTTTCTAAAACGAAAACAGAAAAAGCGAATTAGTATGCCGAAATCGCCATAAATGCCATTTCAATGGTATCATGGATGAAATGGGTCTAAGAACCTTCATTACCTGCCACTTTCGTCTGAACACAAATTTCTTCAGCCTCTTTTTGGAAAGAGACCGTTCTGGTAGCTTTGCTTCTCTTTTCTGGGAACGCTGAAATTAGATTACTATAATTCAATGCTTTAACAAAGAAatctaaattcttttttatagtaGTTATATTAAGTTggtaaattgaat carries:
- the LOC128181423 gene encoding uncharacterized protein LOC128181423 is translated as MRKNKTDSAIFQIMLYLIMTSLLCFFMNNTVLGLSAYKGSWAGGNVFCQLFAYFSNSLVSFAILAATLATFERRYAVIDPDKHLQVFTPINTKLLLVGLYMLSVLLCAGPLYGWGEYSNFKGVMQILISVSLDDESLQNSTLSSILCQQRNGTQYSKLKDLSTRAINTLLQEWPLTVRRSEITNCMDGRVILQIRAENTQVADRLLEDISSNYFDDIVFKGYVNESEGLGSGLSVETFVNKDEFQAYRDAYITFQSIGVCSLDFSPTNAYVISSTVYILCTTLIGPLVVMVINSLVILKRIKCPYHSLNGDVNYLKSVNIGGIVTALCCVPYYMINFMNMHSIVINRTINLICTAMFYNAGLCISLGFFIEYVSYVLKRRSRGHSLMEATELQSIGESTGDC